Sequence from the Deltaproteobacteria bacterium genome:
GGGGACGGTTAAAGCGCTCCTGCGGATGATCGGTGTGGACGGAAAACCCTCGTGAGCAAGCAGGCGCCATCGGCACGGAAAGCAGACCCGAGGGTCCGTGGGGAGGTTCAGGACGGGCCTTTCGTCTCCGCACAGACGGGGCAGCGGCGTTCTCCATCCGATGTCGTGATCAGGCGGGAGGCCATGGTCATTTCCCCGCAACGGTCACAGGGCAGGGATGGGGCCAGCGCGGCATAGGGAGGCATGACCGGGGCATCGATCTCTTCCGTGTCGTAAAGATCGGAAAAGGGCGACTCAAGCAGATCCAGGGCCTTAAGGTACTTCTGCCGTTTAAGGTCGTCCAGGGTGGCGATCCCGTCGTTCATCCTTTTTTCCAAAGCGGCGTACTCCGCCTTCTCTTCTCCCCCGTAGGCGTAAGCCTTGCGGCGGATAAAACGCAGCGCCCGCCCCGTCCCGCGGTCAAACACCGTGTAGGCGTTTTTCCCGTAATCCCTGAGAAGCAGGTTTCCCTTTCCAATCGTTGCCCCCAAAATCACCTGAAAGGCATCGACGGCGCAGGAATCGTTTTCGGAAATCACCACCGTTTCCTCGTCCTCCGATCGAGAGAGGCCAAGTCGCTGCATCGCTTCTCCGGCGACACGGTAACCGTAAACCAGACCCGGACAGAGGTGACCATGAAAATTGA
This genomic interval carries:
- a CDS encoding formylmethanofuran dehydrogenase, whose product is MGPSLKGDLFRERGDLGACVNFHGHLCPGLVYGYRVAGEAMQRLGLSRSEDEETVVISENDSCAVDAFQVILGATIGKGNLLLRDYGKNAYTVFDRGTGRALRFIRRKAYAYGGEEKAEYAALEKRMNDGIATLDDLKRQKYLKALDLLESPFSDLYDTEEIDAPVMPPYAALAPSLPCDRCGEMTMASRLITTSDGERRCPVCAETKGPS